A portion of the Lolium rigidum isolate FL_2022 chromosome 1, APGP_CSIRO_Lrig_0.1, whole genome shotgun sequence genome contains these proteins:
- the LOC124683960 gene encoding copper transporter 4-like has protein sequence MGPMPPMPPMAPMPMPPPAVWNMPPMAPTPGMPGMSMPMPEMHSAFYWGHRAQVLFRDWPGDRGDVGMYILCLVVVFALAALVEALSAAAKGVSSRRPVAVLAITGIHAVKMGLAYVVMLAVMSFNVGVLLAAVAGHTIGYLLARIGLFRRATPQDDAPRNGALAASEAEPRP, from the coding sequence ATGGGACCCATGCCGCCCATGCCGCCGATGGCCCCCATGCCGATGCCGCCACCGGCGGTCTGGAACATGCCTCCGATGGCGCCGACACCCGGCATGCCTGGGATGTCCATGCCGATGCCAGAGATGCACTCGGCCTTCTACTGGGGGCACCGCGCGCAGGTGCTCTTCCGCGACTGGCCCGGAGACCGCGGTGACGTCGGCATGTACAtcctctgcctcgtcgtcgtcttcgcgCTCGCGGCGCTCGTCGAGGCTCTATCCGCGGCGGCCAAGGGGGTCTCCAGCCGCCGACCGGTCGCGGTGCTGGCGATCACGGGGATCCACGCCGTGAAGATGGGGCTCGCGTACGTGGTGATGCTGGCCGTGATGTCGTTCAACGTCGgcgtcctcctcgccgccgtcgctgGACACACGATTGGGTACCTCCTCGCGCGGATCGGACTGTTTCGCCGCGCCACCCCTCAGGATGACGCGCCACGGAACGGTGCGCTCGCTGCCTCTGAGGCTGAGCCCAGACCTTAA